A genome region from Nitrospira sp. includes the following:
- a CDS encoding low molecular weight phosphatase family protein yields the protein MTSILFVCSGNIFRSLVAEYALKAHLGSQAGYLIGSAGIEASPQEIHPVVLAALLEKGVDPSGHRQRKLTQALIDSASVAVAMGKNHQAWIRGEFGREVPLFNHLCYGIDQPILDVHEILPDWRDQPEQARAYLHVVIEHIWSGVPHLLDRLPTL from the coding sequence ATGACGTCGATTTTGTTCGTGTGTTCAGGGAATATTTTCAGAAGTCTGGTAGCTGAATATGCGTTGAAGGCGCATCTCGGCTCGCAGGCCGGGTATCTGATCGGGTCTGCCGGCATCGAGGCGTCACCGCAGGAGATCCATCCCGTCGTGTTGGCTGCGCTCTTGGAAAAGGGTGTCGACCCGTCCGGCCACCGGCAACGAAAACTCACCCAGGCCTTGATCGACTCCGCTTCTGTCGCCGTTGCGATGGGGAAAAACCATCAGGCATGGATTCGCGGGGAATTCGGGCGAGAGGTCCCTCTCTTCAATCACCTCTGTTACGGCATCGATCAGCCGATTCTGGACGTGCATGAGATCCTGCCCGATTGGCGAGATCAGCCGGAGCAGGCGCGTGCGTATCTGCACGTCGTCATCGAGCACATCTGGAGCGGAGTGCCTCACCTGCTAGATCGTCTCCCGACCCTCTAA
- the ttcA gene encoding tRNA 2-thiocytidine(32) synthetase TtcA — MQRTTTPPSASTAQPARRSEEVERVHTRLCRLTGQAIADYRMIEDGDKVMVCLSGGKDSYGLLEILLSLRTRAPIHFDIIAVNLDQKQPGFPAHVLPDYLTTRGVPFHIETRDTYSVVKRLIPEGQTTCSLCSRLRRGHLYRMATELGATKIALGHHRDDILETLLLNLLFTGKMKAMPPKLRSKSGRHLVIRPLAYVKEADLARYAALLQFPIIPCDLCGSQEDLKRKQVKVLLRDWNERFPGSNDSMFAALSNIAPSLLLDRHLFDFAALTADQHPTEPLASDSEDDLL, encoded by the coding sequence ATGCAGCGCACAACCACGCCACCCTCCGCAAGCACCGCGCAGCCGGCCAGACGCTCAGAGGAGGTCGAACGCGTCCACACGCGCCTCTGCCGCCTCACAGGACAAGCCATCGCCGACTACCGCATGATCGAAGACGGCGACAAGGTCATGGTCTGCCTCTCCGGCGGAAAAGACAGCTACGGGCTCCTGGAGATTCTGCTCTCCCTGCGCACCCGCGCCCCGATCCATTTCGACATCATTGCCGTCAATCTGGATCAGAAGCAACCAGGCTTTCCGGCGCATGTACTCCCGGACTATCTCACCACGCGAGGCGTGCCGTTTCACATCGAAACGCGCGACACCTACTCGGTCGTCAAGCGGCTAATCCCTGAAGGCCAGACCACCTGTTCGCTCTGTTCCCGACTCCGGCGCGGCCACCTCTACCGAATGGCCACGGAGCTGGGCGCGACCAAGATTGCCCTGGGTCATCATCGCGATGACATCCTGGAAACACTGCTCTTGAATCTGTTGTTCACCGGCAAGATGAAAGCGATGCCGCCAAAGCTCCGCTCCAAGAGCGGGCGTCATCTGGTGATCCGCCCGCTCGCCTATGTGAAGGAAGCGGATCTGGCCCGTTACGCCGCCTTGCTCCAGTTCCCGATTATCCCCTGTGACCTGTGCGGCTCGCAGGAGGATCTGAAGCGAAAACAGGTCAAGGTGTTGCTGCGCGACTGGAATGAGCGGTTCCCCGGCTCGAACGACAGCATGTTCGCAGCGCTGTCCAATATCGCGCCATCCCTGCTGTTGGATCGGCACCTGTTTGACTTTGCCGCACTCACAGCGGACCAGCACCCGACTGAGCCGCTCGCGAGCGACTCCGAGGATGACTTGCTCTAA
- the argF gene encoding ornithine carbamoyltransferase, protein MSRRPHRSPSRAGLGKDFLELLSIPVAELTGLLRLAAQLKVKQRRGVPHPLLQGRMLGLLFQKPSTRTRVSFEAGMNQLGGQAMVLPMGDIQLSRGESVADTAHVLSRYLDAIVVRTFDHAIAEEWAREATIPIINGLTDLNHPCQALSDLLTIQEKKRRLKGLKIAYVGDGNNVTNSLIEAAAKMGMTITVGCPPGYQPDRGIVDRARDEARQTGAVIEIGADPFVAVKDADVVYTDVWISMGQERQQAKRLKILAPYQLNARLLKCAKPDALVMHCLPAHRGEEISAEVLDGPQSVVFDQAENRLHMQKAILVRLLGKKPARKP, encoded by the coding sequence ATGTCGCGGCGTCCGCATCGGTCACCCTCCCGGGCCGGTCTCGGGAAAGATTTTCTGGAACTGCTCTCGATCCCCGTTGCAGAGCTGACGGGTTTGTTGCGCCTGGCCGCGCAGTTGAAAGTGAAGCAGCGCCGCGGTGTGCCCCATCCCCTGTTGCAGGGCCGCATGCTGGGCCTGCTCTTTCAGAAGCCCTCGACCCGGACGCGCGTGTCGTTTGAGGCGGGGATGAATCAGCTTGGGGGGCAGGCCATGGTGTTGCCGATGGGCGACATCCAGCTGTCGCGAGGAGAGAGTGTCGCCGACACGGCGCATGTCCTGTCACGGTACCTCGACGCCATCGTCGTGCGCACCTTTGACCATGCCATCGCCGAAGAGTGGGCTCGCGAAGCGACCATTCCCATCATCAATGGTCTCACCGATTTGAATCACCCCTGTCAGGCCCTCTCCGACCTGTTGACCATTCAGGAAAAGAAGCGGCGGCTGAAAGGTCTCAAGATCGCGTATGTCGGCGACGGTAACAACGTGACGAATTCGCTGATCGAGGCCGCGGCAAAGATGGGGATGACGATTACCGTGGGTTGCCCGCCCGGGTATCAGCCGGATCGGGGCATTGTGGATCGAGCGCGGGACGAAGCGCGGCAGACTGGGGCCGTGATTGAAATCGGCGCGGACCCGTTCGTGGCGGTGAAGGATGCCGACGTGGTCTATACCGATGTCTGGATCAGCATGGGCCAAGAGCGTCAACAGGCCAAACGTCTGAAGATCCTCGCGCCCTATCAGTTGAATGCTCGATTATTGAAATGCGCGAAGCCGGATGCGCTGGTCATGCATTGTCTGCCCGCGCATCGCGGTGAGGAAATCAGTGCCGAGGTGTTGGATGGACCGCAGTCGGTCGTCTTTGATCAAGCCGAGAACCGATTGCATATGCAGAAGGCCATTTTGGTCAGGCTCCTCGGAAAGAAACCTGCGCGGAAACCGTAA
- a CDS encoding 2,3-bisphosphoglycerate-dependent phosphoglycerate mutase, with protein MSKLVLIRHGESQWNLENRFTGWVDVPLSPKGIEEAKAAGKKLAGFTFDRAFSSVLARANETMRLILEGIGQTAIPIEKDKALNERMYGELQGLNKAETAKKFGDEQVKIWRRSYDVRPPGGESLKDTAERVLPYYDSQIKPYVLKGETILIAAHGNSLRALVMQLEQLTREQVLELNIPTGAPLLYELDSNGKVLSHRYL; from the coding sequence ATGAGCAAATTAGTCCTCATTCGTCACGGCGAGTCGCAGTGGAATCTGGAAAACCGCTTCACCGGCTGGGTGGATGTCCCCCTCTCCCCGAAAGGTATCGAAGAAGCGAAGGCGGCAGGAAAAAAACTGGCAGGCTTTACATTCGACCGCGCCTTTTCATCCGTGTTAGCCCGTGCGAACGAAACCATGCGCCTTATTCTTGAGGGGATCGGGCAGACGGCCATTCCTATTGAGAAGGACAAGGCGCTGAACGAGCGCATGTACGGAGAGTTACAGGGGCTGAATAAGGCTGAGACAGCCAAGAAGTTCGGCGATGAACAGGTAAAAATCTGGCGGCGGAGTTACGATGTGCGGCCGCCGGGCGGAGAAAGCCTGAAGGACACGGCCGAACGGGTGCTGCCCTATTACGACAGCCAGATCAAACCCTACGTGCTGAAGGGGGAGACGATCCTCATCGCCGCCCACGGAAACAGTCTGCGCGCACTGGTGATGCAACTCGAACAACTCACGCGGGAGCAGGTCCTGGAACTCAATATTCCGACGGGAGCCCCGCTGCTCTATGAGCTCGACAGCAACGGGAAGGTGCTGTCACACCGATATCTCTAA
- the zwf gene encoding glucose-6-phosphate dehydrogenase: protein MSAEPIMDLSQVRTPCVMVIFGIDGDLAKRKLLPAVYNLMAGQFLPEKFAVVGLDRPEMTTAEFREKLDRVMGDYLPATVDRSVWQALLQRVHYLAGDFQEGGTYRRLNELLQQVDVDSGTQGNYIFYMATIPGLFGRIVTHLGEYGLTVEREGVWRRVIIEKPFGQDLDSARALNHELQRVLQERQIYRIDHYLGKETVQNILVFRFANGIFEPVWNRQYIDHVQITVAESLGVEHRGRYYEQAGALRDMVPNHLLQLLCFLAMEPPNSFAADAVRDEKAKVLRGVVPLSSLDVLRFVAFGQYGPGTADGKAVVGYRSEPHVGPESMTETYVAMKLFVDNWRWAGVPFYLRTGKRMASRLTEIVVQFKRAPFMLFRKTRVDRLAPNVLVIRIQPDEGISLRFDAKVPGPTVRIGTVDMDFQYADYFGNAPQTGYETLLHDAIAGDATLFQRADNIELGWAVVQTILDVWKSLPAAAACPNYPSGSWGPPEAEALLRREGREWWNGGWA, encoded by the coding sequence ATGAGCGCTGAGCCGATCATGGATCTTTCTCAGGTACGTACACCCTGTGTGATGGTGATTTTCGGCATTGACGGGGATCTGGCCAAGAGGAAGCTGCTCCCGGCTGTGTACAACCTCATGGCCGGCCAGTTCCTTCCGGAAAAGTTCGCCGTGGTGGGATTGGATCGTCCGGAAATGACGACGGCGGAGTTTCGAGAGAAGTTGGATCGGGTCATGGGCGACTACCTGCCGGCGACTGTCGATCGATCGGTCTGGCAGGCGTTGCTGCAGCGTGTGCATTACCTGGCGGGGGATTTTCAAGAAGGGGGTACCTATCGTCGCTTGAATGAGCTCCTGCAGCAGGTCGATGTCGATTCCGGCACGCAGGGGAATTATATTTTCTACATGGCCACCATTCCCGGCTTGTTCGGTCGAATCGTGACGCATCTGGGGGAATATGGCCTGACGGTCGAACGTGAGGGGGTCTGGCGCCGGGTCATCATCGAAAAACCGTTCGGCCAGGACCTGGATTCGGCGCGGGCGCTTAACCACGAGCTCCAACGGGTTCTGCAGGAACGGCAGATCTATCGGATCGATCATTATCTCGGAAAAGAGACGGTCCAGAACATTCTGGTCTTCCGGTTTGCCAACGGCATCTTCGAGCCGGTGTGGAATCGCCAGTACATCGACCATGTGCAAATCACCGTCGCGGAAAGTCTCGGGGTCGAGCATCGCGGCCGCTACTATGAACAGGCCGGCGCATTACGGGATATGGTGCCGAATCATTTGCTGCAGCTGCTCTGTTTCCTCGCGATGGAGCCGCCGAATTCGTTTGCCGCCGATGCCGTACGCGATGAAAAAGCGAAGGTGTTGCGCGGGGTGGTGCCGTTGAGTTCGCTGGACGTGTTGCGCTTTGTTGCGTTCGGGCAGTATGGCCCGGGCACAGCGGATGGGAAGGCGGTGGTGGGGTATCGCTCGGAGCCGCACGTGGGGCCTGAGTCGATGACCGAGACCTACGTGGCGATGAAACTGTTCGTCGATAACTGGCGTTGGGCGGGGGTGCCTTTTTATCTCCGGACCGGAAAGCGGATGGCGAGCCGGTTGACGGAGATCGTGGTGCAGTTTAAACGCGCGCCGTTTATGTTGTTTAGGAAAACGCGGGTCGATCGGTTGGCACCCAACGTGCTGGTGATCCGCATTCAGCCCGACGAGGGTATCTCGCTGCGGTTCGACGCGAAGGTGCCGGGACCGACGGTGCGGATCGGGACGGTGGACATGGACTTTCAGTATGCCGATTATTTCGGCAACGCTCCTCAGACCGGGTATGAGACTCTTTTGCACGATGCCATAGCCGGTGATGCGACGCTCTTTCAACGCGCGGACAATATTGAGCTGGGTTGGGCCGTGGTGCAAACGATTCTCGATGTGTGGAAGTCCCTCCCTGCGGCTGCTGCGTGCCCGAACTATCCGAGCGGCAGTTGGGGACCGCCCGAGGCCGAGGCCTTGTTGAGGCGGGAGGGGCGGGAGTGGTGGAACGGAGGGTGGGCCTAG
- a CDS encoding argininosuccinate synthase, with the protein MSRSSYKKVVLAYSGGLDTSVILKWLEEVYGCEVVAFCADLGQGEDLKAIKKKAQSFGVKKVYVEDLREVFVKDHVFPMLRGNAIYEGSYLLGTSIARPLIARRQIEIAANEGAEAVCHGATGKGNDQVRFELTYMALHPQIKIIAPWREWTMRSRRELIEYAEKHGIPVTATKAKPYSMDMNLFHTSYEGGILEDPWKAPPEEIFVMSVSPERAPNKALEVEIDYVAGNPVAVDGKKMSPATLLAHLNKLGGAHGVGRVDLVENRYVGMKSRGVYETPGGTILHVAHRGLESLTMDREVLHLRDSLIPRYAELIYCGYWYAPEREMLQVALDEAQRDVTGTVRVKLYKGSCTVVGRKSPRSLYRLDMATFEEDDVYQQKDAEGFIRLNALRLAIRSQRKKRSTR; encoded by the coding sequence ATGAGTCGGTCATCGTATAAGAAAGTGGTATTGGCCTATTCGGGAGGTTTGGACACGTCGGTTATTCTGAAGTGGCTGGAAGAGGTGTATGGCTGCGAGGTCGTGGCGTTTTGCGCCGACCTGGGGCAGGGCGAAGATCTGAAGGCGATCAAGAAGAAGGCCCAGTCCTTCGGGGTGAAGAAAGTCTATGTGGAGGATCTTCGTGAGGTCTTCGTCAAGGACCATGTGTTCCCCATGTTGCGCGGGAATGCGATCTATGAAGGCAGCTACCTGCTGGGCACGTCGATTGCCCGCCCGCTGATCGCGCGGCGTCAGATTGAAATTGCCGCCAATGAAGGGGCTGAGGCGGTGTGTCACGGCGCAACCGGCAAGGGCAACGATCAGGTCCGCTTTGAGTTGACCTACATGGCCCTGCATCCGCAAATTAAGATCATTGCGCCCTGGCGGGAATGGACCATGCGCTCGCGCCGTGAGTTGATCGAGTATGCGGAAAAACACGGCATTCCGGTTACTGCGACGAAGGCGAAGCCGTACAGCATGGACATGAACCTGTTCCACACGAGTTATGAGGGCGGCATTCTGGAAGATCCGTGGAAGGCCCCGCCGGAGGAGATTTTCGTCATGTCGGTCTCGCCGGAGCGGGCGCCGAATAAGGCCCTGGAAGTCGAGATCGACTATGTGGCGGGCAATCCGGTGGCGGTGGACGGCAAGAAGATGAGCCCGGCAACTTTGTTGGCCCATCTCAACAAATTAGGCGGCGCGCACGGCGTCGGTCGTGTCGATCTGGTCGAAAACCGTTATGTCGGAATGAAATCCCGCGGGGTGTATGAAACGCCGGGGGGCACGATTCTCCATGTAGCCCATCGGGGCTTGGAGTCCCTCACGATGGATCGGGAAGTGTTGCATCTGCGGGATAGCCTGATTCCCCGCTATGCCGAGCTGATCTATTGCGGATATTGGTATGCGCCGGAGCGAGAAATGCTTCAGGTGGCGCTCGATGAAGCGCAGCGAGATGTGACGGGTACCGTTCGAGTGAAGCTCTACAAAGGGAGCTGTACGGTGGTAGGGCGGAAGTCTCCGCGCTCGCTGTATCGTCTGGATATGGCCACGTTCGAAGAGGATGATGTGTATCAGCAGAAGGATGCCGAGGGGTTCATTCGCTTGAACGCGCTCCGGTTGGCGATTCGGTCCCAGCGGAAGAAGAGGTCGACGCGGTAA
- a CDS encoding acetylornithine transaminase, translated as MPTGELRLNAEQYLMNTYTRQPISIVRGRGSKVYDLEGREYIDFVAGIAVNLLGHGHPDLVLAVQKQVQHLIHTSNLYYTEPQVRLAQTLVEHSFAQKVFFCNSGAEANEAAIKLARKYSYDKYGADRYEIITMKNSFHGRTMATLTATGQEKVQKGFAPLVPGFSYVAFNDLSEVERALTPKTAAVMLEPIQAEGGVHVADRGYMQGLRDLCRDRDVLLIFDEVQTGMGRTGTLFCYEHFGMQPDIMTLAKGLGGGVPIGACLATDTVAQAFSPGTHASTFGGNPLACAAGLAVLRVLLEGKILDQGRRMGEALAKGLTVLKDRHRCVKDVRGIGLLQGMELDIDGKAVVADCLARGLLINCAGDRILRFVPPLIITEREIDRLLVALAQVFSQRTTSSHH; from the coding sequence ATGCCGACGGGTGAGTTGCGGCTCAATGCCGAACAGTACTTGATGAACACCTACACGCGCCAGCCGATTTCGATCGTGCGGGGCCGTGGCTCGAAGGTCTACGACCTGGAAGGCCGGGAGTACATCGATTTTGTGGCCGGTATTGCGGTGAACCTCCTCGGTCATGGACATCCGGATCTGGTGCTGGCGGTCCAAAAGCAGGTGCAGCACCTGATCCATACATCGAACCTCTATTATACCGAGCCTCAGGTGCGGCTCGCCCAGACCCTGGTCGAGCATTCGTTTGCGCAGAAAGTCTTCTTCTGTAACAGTGGTGCGGAAGCGAACGAAGCGGCGATCAAACTGGCCCGCAAATATTCGTACGACAAGTATGGGGCCGATCGCTACGAAATCATCACGATGAAAAACTCCTTTCACGGGCGCACCATGGCCACGTTGACCGCCACCGGTCAGGAGAAGGTTCAGAAAGGATTTGCCCCCCTGGTGCCGGGGTTTTCGTACGTGGCGTTTAACGATCTGTCGGAAGTCGAACGCGCGCTCACGCCGAAAACCGCCGCCGTCATGCTGGAGCCGATTCAGGCCGAAGGTGGGGTGCATGTGGCGGATCGTGGCTACATGCAGGGATTGCGGGACCTGTGCCGGGACCGGGATGTGCTCCTGATTTTTGATGAAGTGCAGACAGGTATGGGTCGGACAGGGACCCTCTTCTGTTATGAGCACTTCGGCATGCAACCGGACATTATGACCTTGGCGAAGGGGCTTGGCGGTGGAGTTCCGATCGGGGCTTGCCTGGCGACGGATACCGTGGCGCAGGCCTTTTCACCGGGGACCCATGCGTCGACCTTTGGCGGAAATCCTCTGGCCTGCGCGGCGGGGTTGGCGGTCCTACGCGTCCTGCTGGAGGGCAAGATCCTGGACCAGGGGCGGCGGATGGGGGAGGCGTTGGCCAAAGGACTCACCGTCCTGAAAGACCGCCATCGTTGCGTCAAGGATGTGCGTGGGATCGGCCTCTTGCAGGGGATGGAACTGGATATCGATGGGAAAGCGGTGGTCGCCGATTGTCTGGCCCGCGGATTGTTGATCAATTGCGCCGGCGACCGGATCCTGCGGTTCGTTCCTCCACTCATCATCACGGAGCGTGAGATCGATCGCTTACTGGTCGCGCTCGCGCAGGTTTTTAGTCAGCGAACCACATCAAGCCACCATTAA
- the msrA gene encoding peptide-methionine (S)-S-oxide reductase MsrA has translation MRQAMTEIATLAGGCFWCLEAVYDQVKGVQSVESGYIGGQLAAPTYAQVCGGGTGHAEAVRITFHPGMVTYRDLLQVLFAIHDPTTLNRQGNDVGTQYRSAIFYHSTGQQQIAQDVIAAIDREHLYPNPVVTEVALATQWFEAEAYHQEYFARNPLEGYCTYVVGPKVAKFRQRYAALLKT, from the coding sequence ATGCGACAGGCAATGACGGAGATCGCCACCCTGGCGGGGGGCTGTTTCTGGTGTCTTGAGGCGGTCTACGACCAGGTGAAGGGTGTGCAGTCGGTTGAGTCCGGCTATATCGGCGGGCAGCTGGCGGCCCCGACCTATGCGCAAGTTTGTGGGGGAGGGACCGGGCATGCGGAAGCTGTGCGGATTACCTTCCATCCCGGGATGGTGACCTATCGCGATCTTTTGCAGGTGCTCTTTGCGATTCATGATCCCACGACCCTTAATCGACAGGGGAACGACGTCGGTACGCAGTACCGATCCGCCATCTTTTACCATTCCACGGGGCAGCAGCAGATTGCGCAAGATGTGATTGCGGCGATTGACCGGGAGCATCTGTACCCCAACCCCGTGGTGACGGAAGTGGCGTTGGCCACCCAATGGTTTGAAGCCGAGGCCTACCATCAGGAATACTTCGCGCGGAATCCCCTTGAAGGGTACTGTACCTATGTGGTCGGGCCGAAAGTGGCGAAGTTTCGCCAGCGATATGCCGCGCTGCTCAAGACGTAG
- a CDS encoding putative zinc-binding metallopeptidase — MGRTKNQRGPGCGTTDPAPVWAEWSDEQLLDLRMCDLDLRLEGTFYQEPIEQLSRELEARRLTFRPHVWISDEWFTPDGVPGIAVPFYLAHPRLAKLEASQMLEVEGGTRDWCMRILRHEAGHAIENAYLLRRRRRRQKLFGRSSQPYPEYYTPRPYSRSFVRHLDVWYAQSHPDEDFAETFAVWLDPHSLWKERYRGWPVMKKLDFMDRLMGELAGTTPVVAGRQLLDPLPRIYKTLRDHYEEKRKHYGVGRAPSYDTDLKKLFSDGPAYAKNPSAAEFLRRTRKEIRRRVAEWTGEYQYTIDQVLEGMIERCQASKLHLTQQKEQAKLDFAILLTVQTMNYLHSGRHKVAL, encoded by the coding sequence ATGGGGCGGACAAAGAATCAGCGAGGACCGGGGTGCGGCACGACCGATCCGGCTCCGGTGTGGGCCGAGTGGAGCGACGAACAGCTCCTCGATCTGCGTATGTGCGATCTGGACCTGCGCCTGGAAGGGACGTTCTATCAAGAGCCCATCGAACAACTCTCTCGTGAGTTGGAGGCGCGCCGTCTCACCTTCCGGCCACACGTCTGGATCTCCGACGAATGGTTCACGCCGGACGGTGTGCCCGGCATTGCCGTGCCGTTCTACCTTGCGCATCCCCGGCTGGCAAAACTGGAAGCGAGTCAAATGTTGGAAGTGGAGGGCGGCACCAGGGACTGGTGCATGCGGATTCTCCGGCACGAAGCCGGCCACGCCATTGAAAATGCCTATCTGCTTCGTCGCCGTCGTCGTCGCCAGAAACTCTTCGGCCGTTCGTCTCAGCCCTACCCCGAATATTACACGCCGCGCCCCTATAGCCGGAGTTTCGTGCGCCACCTGGATGTCTGGTATGCGCAGAGCCATCCGGATGAAGACTTTGCGGAAACCTTTGCCGTCTGGCTCGATCCGCACTCGCTCTGGAAGGAGCGGTATCGAGGCTGGCCGGTGATGAAGAAGCTGGATTTCATGGACCGACTCATGGGCGAATTGGCGGGAACGACACCGGTCGTCGCCGGCCGGCAACTGCTGGATCCGCTGCCTCGCATCTATAAGACGCTGCGCGATCATTACGAGGAGAAGCGGAAGCACTATGGGGTCGGGCGCGCGCCGTCATACGACACGGATCTGAAGAAACTGTTCTCCGACGGGCCGGCCTATGCAAAAAATCCCAGCGCCGCCGAGTTTCTTCGCCGTACGAGAAAGGAAATCCGTCGCCGGGTCGCTGAATGGACGGGCGAATATCAGTACACCATCGATCAGGTGTTGGAAGGCATGATCGAACGATGTCAGGCGTCGAAACTACATTTGACCCAGCAGAAAGAGCAGGCCAAGCTGGATTTTGCGATTCTCCTGACGGTGCAGACCATGAACTATCTGCACAGCGGCCGGCACAAGGTGGCTTTATGA
- a CDS encoding zinc-ribbon domain-containing protein: MKSCSQCRQENRDDARFCHQCGGAFAVESQEAAVASDAAPSPQTDAELWKAFIGPNADRYLETFKKFTGPSGPKFALTWHWPAFVFEPFLWFLYRKMYVYALIYAIGPAMAFYITQDLSADIIWRIIAAASANYIYYWHAKEQLAKIKGERATGGEARQQMLGELGGVQPYVVWVGVGLLVLKIGLVVAMFKDGTPDGPKGPPAKTHPTSATRV; this comes from the coding sequence ATGAAATCCTGTTCACAATGCCGACAAGAAAATCGAGACGATGCCCGCTTTTGTCACCAATGCGGCGGGGCCTTCGCCGTCGAAAGCCAGGAAGCGGCAGTCGCGTCGGACGCGGCGCCCTCACCGCAGACAGACGCGGAACTCTGGAAAGCCTTCATCGGCCCCAATGCCGATCGCTATCTGGAAACCTTCAAGAAATTCACCGGGCCGTCTGGGCCGAAATTCGCCCTGACCTGGCACTGGCCGGCCTTCGTCTTTGAGCCCTTCCTCTGGTTCCTCTACCGGAAGATGTATGTGTATGCGCTGATCTATGCCATCGGTCCGGCCATGGCGTTCTATATCACCCAAGACCTTTCCGCCGACATCATCTGGCGCATCATTGCGGCTGCCAGCGCCAACTACATTTACTACTGGCATGCGAAGGAACAGCTCGCCAAGATCAAGGGCGAACGGGCCACTGGTGGAGAGGCCAGACAACAGATGTTGGGAGAATTGGGCGGCGTGCAGCCGTATGTGGTGTGGGTCGGCGTCGGCCTACTCGTCTTGAAAATCGGCCTGGTCGTGGCCATGTTCAAGGACGGAACGCCGGACGGGCCCAAAGGGCCCCCGGCCAAGACACATCCCACCAGCGCCACCCGCGTCTGA
- a CDS encoding ATP-grasp domain-containing protein: MRRLRVLVLMHKDLVPPDQLNGQELEGAAWKTEYDVVSTLRKLGHDVQPLGVKSDLEVIRSAVEDWKPHIAFNLLEEFDGRAVYDQNVVSYLELMRIPYTGCNPRGLMLARDKALAKQVMSYHRIPYPEFMVVPLHRMVRRPKYLPFPLIVKSISEEASLGISQASIVDDDEKLRERVAFIHDNVGTGALVERYIEGRELYVGVMGNAHLQVFPVWELVMDKMPDEARRIATERVKWSRKYQDKYGICSCEARNLPDGVVGHIQHLAKRVYRALGLSGYARIDMRMDKDGSVYVLEANPNPQIASGEDFADSAEKAELAYKDLLQELLHVGLRWRPAQAA; this comes from the coding sequence ATGAGACGATTGCGCGTGCTTGTGTTGATGCACAAGGATCTTGTGCCTCCCGACCAACTGAACGGACAGGAGCTTGAAGGGGCGGCCTGGAAGACGGAGTACGATGTTGTCTCCACGCTTCGGAAACTCGGCCACGACGTGCAGCCGCTCGGAGTCAAAAGCGACCTGGAAGTGATTCGTTCGGCCGTCGAAGATTGGAAACCCCACATTGCGTTCAACTTGCTGGAGGAGTTCGATGGTCGGGCGGTCTACGATCAGAACGTGGTGTCGTATCTTGAATTGATGCGCATCCCCTACACCGGCTGTAATCCACGCGGTCTCATGCTGGCGCGCGACAAGGCGCTGGCGAAGCAGGTCATGTCGTACCATCGTATCCCGTACCCTGAATTCATGGTGGTGCCCCTGCATCGCATGGTGCGGCGACCCAAATACCTGCCGTTCCCGTTGATCGTGAAGTCGATCAGCGAAGAGGCCTCATTGGGCATTTCGCAGGCCTCGATCGTCGACGACGATGAAAAGCTGCGGGAACGGGTGGCGTTTATCCACGACAATGTCGGCACCGGAGCCCTGGTCGAGCGGTATATCGAAGGACGCGAGCTCTATGTCGGGGTGATGGGCAATGCGCACCTGCAGGTCTTCCCGGTCTGGGAACTCGTGATGGACAAAATGCCGGACGAGGCGCGCCGTATTGCCACCGAGCGAGTGAAGTGGAGTCGCAAGTATCAGGACAAGTATGGCATCTGTTCGTGCGAAGCCAGGAACCTGCCGGATGGCGTCGTTGGCCATATTCAGCACCTGGCCAAGCGCGTCTATCGCGCGCTAGGGCTGAGTGGTTATGCCCGCATCGATATGCGCATGGATAAGGACGGTAGCGTGTACGTCCTGGAAGCCAATCCCAATCCTCAGATCGCCAGCGGTGAAGACTTCGCCGATTCGGCAGAAAAGGCCGAGCTCGCCTACAAAGACCTGCTGCAGGAATTGTTGCATGTCGGCCTCCGGTGGCGCCCCGCCCAAGCCGCCTAG